A stretch of Bos taurus isolate L1 Dominette 01449 registration number 42190680 breed Hereford chromosome 5, ARS-UCD2.0, whole genome shotgun sequence DNA encodes these proteins:
- the MCHR1 gene encoding melanin-concentrating hormone receptor 1 (The RefSeq protein has 1 substitution compared to this genomic sequence) — protein sequence MDLEASLLPTGPNASNTSESPDNLTSAGLPPRTGSISYINIIMPSVFGTICLLGIVGNSTVIFAVVKKSKLHWFSNVPDIFIINLSVVDLLFLLGMPFMIHQLMGNGVWHFGETMCTLITAMDANSQFTSTYILTAMAIDRYLATVHPISSTKFRKPSVATLVICLLWALSFISITPVWLYARLIPFPGGTVGCGIRLPNPDTDLYWFTLYQFFLAFALPFVVITAAYVRILQRMTSSVAPASQRSIRLRTKRVTRTAIAICLVFFVCWAPYYVLQLTQLSLSRPTLTFVYLYNAAISLGYANSCLNPFVYIVLCETFRKRLVLSVKPAAQGQLRTVSNAQTADEERTESKGA from the exons ATGGACCTGGAAGCCTCGCTGCTGCCCACCGGCCCCAATGCCAGCAACACCTCGGAAAGCCCGGATAACCTCACCTCGGCCG GGCTGCCTCCTCGCACAGGGAGCATCTCCTATATCAACATCATCATGCCTTCGGTGTTTGGTACCATCTGCCTCCTGGGCATTGTCGGGAACTCCACGGTCATCTTCGCAGTGGTGAAGAAGTCCAAGCTGCACTGGTTCAGCAATGTCCCCGACATCTTCATCATCAACCTCTCGGTGGTggacctcctcttcctcctgggcATGCCCTTCATGATCCACCAGCTCATGGGCAATGGAGTCTGGCACTTTGGTGAGACCATGTGCACCCTCATCACGGCCATGGACGCCAACAGTCAGTTCACCAGCACCTACATCCTGACCGCCATGGCCATTGACCGCTACCTGGCCACCGTCCACCCCATCTCCTCCACCAAGTTCCGGAAGCCCTCTGTGGCCACCCTGGTGATCTGCCTCCTGTGGGCCCTGTCCTTCATCAGTATCACCCCCGTGTGGCTCTATGCCAGGCTGATCCCCTTCCCCGGGGGCACCGTGGGCTGCGGCATCCGCCTGCCCAACCCAGACACTGACCTCTACTGGTTCACCCTGTACCAGTTTTTCCTGGCCTTTGCCCTGCCCTTCGTGGTCATCACGGCCGCCTACGTGAGGATCCTGCAGCGCATGACGTCCTCCGTGGCCCCCGCCTCTCAACGCAGCATCCGGCTGCGGACAAAGAGGGTGACCCGCACGGCCATCGCCATCTGCCTGGTCTTCTTCGTGTGCTGGGCGCCCTACTACGTGCTTCAGTTGACCCAGCTGTCTCTCAGCCGCCCGACGCTCACCTTTGTCTACCTGTACAACGCGGCTATCAGCTTGGGCTATGCCAACAGCTGCCTCAATCCCTTTGTGTACATCGTGCTCTGTGAGACGTTCCGGAAACGCCTGGTCCTGTCGGTGAAGCCAGCGGCCCAGGGGCAGCTCCGCGCCGTCAGCAACGCCCAGACAGCTGATGAGGAGAGGACAGAAAGCAAAGGCGCCTGA